The DNA window aATATATGTAAAGTTTCATTACAAACAAATGGCAAGCAAGGGGAGCCAAGAAGAATGACAATGTCTACAGCCCTTGTTTTGCTTGCCAGGAAACCACTTCATCGGTGAAAGTTAATGCATTTAGCTCGGGAGCTTGCAGCAAAAATATTCTAAATCCTCCCTATTGCAGTGGAAATTGTCCGCATGGGAAAGTCTGCAAAATGCCCGAAGGCAGCCCAGCTAGACCAAATTCATCCCCCTTAGATTGGTGGAGCTATAGATAAGAAAATTTGCAGAGCGGGATCTTTATCATGGCCTTCCTCAAGTGAACAACTTCCAGGGGTGCTGAACTAAAAGTTCAATCATTTGGCAACATTGCCATGCTGCCCTTAGAAGGTGAAGTCAAGAGATCTGGTGGGTAACAGCTGGGGGCAGGGAGGCTGCAAAACAGCTGGAGAAAGCTTTGAATCTCAAAGGCAAACGACCATGCTCGCCAAAAGGAGTCCAGCATCATCAAACGGTATCAACTGGCAGCTGCACACGCCTGAAGGAGGTTCCTCCACCAAAGTCTGTCCTGttatttgtttttactgttttccCCATCCCCAACCCCTGATTTTCAACTAGAATCTACTCcccacttccatttttttttctccaggctcCAGAATGATGCTACATTATGAGAAATTTTAAATGGTGACTGCCTAGGCATTGATCAAAGAAATGTCACCAATGCTGATAGACCCATTTGAGGGGAGAAGACACAGCCCATGGCCAGGCCCAGAAAATCCCCATCACTGTTTTCTGGGGCAGAGAAAGGTTGTCTAGCaccaagccggggggggggggggagggggggagattcAGAACAGACATCAGGCGAGCATCCCTAGCAAATAGATTCTGCCCATACCCTGCCACCATCCAAAATAACTTCCCCCATCCCATTTTAGATGGTGGGGACAGCCAAAGAAAAGCCTCTGAAGATGGTATATGTCAAATAAAAGAGGCAGGCTTTTCCAGGTGCTCCTCCAGACCCCAAGTTGTTACTAGCTCTAAAACCAACTAGCAGCCTACTGGAAATCATCTTCCCTCAGCCTTAGGCCGGAATTCTTTGTATGTAGGTGGATCTCATTTAATTGGTCACTTAACTGCAGACAGGCTGGCTGTTGAAGGACACACCTTTTGGGTACAGAGAGTCCTAGGTTCAGCACCTGGCATTTCCAGTTAGGCTGGATGAAGTAATGGCGGGGGTGGatcgatgttttttttttttacttgatccTCAAAAGCCGGGAATTCAGGGAATAACCAGCTTGGCATCCAGCTGACCTGTTGCTCTTACAAACCTATAACCATAAACTGTACTCCTCTGCACAACTTCAAGACGCAGTGTTGAAGTTGATTGTGCAATGCATACTCCTACTTTTTTAGGGGTTTATCCCTGTCCTCCTCCCCTTCCATCATCTCCACTTTGCTTCATGCCTTGGGTGTTGGGAAAACCTTGGCTGCCAATGTCTCTGTGGAAAGGATCCTGGGAGAGGAGCTACTAGTCAGAACAGACATCATACAGCAAAGGCCTCTTATGTCCTGTGAGTCAATTAGCCTCAATTAGAGGAGACCtactaaatcaatggaacttatctAAATGCTGATTTATGTGCCATttattcaatggatctactcttgtTGGAACCAACAACTGAATCCAAGATGTGTGAAGGCTTCAGACCTTCCAAAATGCCTATGTAAAATGTTTAATACATAACGGGCAAAACCCTGTTGCATAAATTCACACCAGCATAATCTTgattgcttattttattatttgatttctaccccacccctctagacagtcTACTTTAAGTAGTTTAAGTTaatggaaagctttctattcctccctccccccgttTTAGGTTCTGAGGTTCTCTGGGCCTCCCTTTTCCATGGGGAAGCCttaggaagggagggggagcctttaatagtaaaattGCCATCAGCAGTCCTGCAATTTTATACTGTTAAAGACCCCTGCTTCCCCacactcccaaaggcttcctcagggtAAAAGGGGACCTTGGAATGGGAGGATAAGAAGACTTGCATGAGCTTAAACTAATTGTTTCCAGTGCCCAGCTTAGGTTATGCAAGTCCAAAGTTataccagtaggattttggctggTAATAAGATGCAATTAACTGTTTAGTGCAGAACTCTAAGCACtctaaacaaaaaggaaaaactaTTGTGGCTAAACactgttatttgtttttttgtagatcacaattcagttcttcagacacagcttatttattacatttatcacttgcttttcttccagtgagcatgtTGTTCTTATGCGCCATGAAGTTGcccttgacttatggtgaccccacgaatgagcaatctccaaaatgttctgccctcaacagccctgttcagattttgcaaactcaagcctatagCTTCCCAAGGGGAGTCAATACATCTCAAACttggtctcctcttttcctgctaccttccacctttcccagcattattgtcttttccagagactcctgccttgtcgtgatgtgcccaaagtgccTCAGTTTCAATATGTTTGTCCCAGAGTTAGTCCAGGCTTGGttacccacttgtttgtctttctgtccaTCCAGGGTAactccaaagctctcctccagatacagtatacatattttaaataaaccaccACCTTGTGTGGTAGAATGAGAGAAAATATGCCCGAAAGCACCCCAGTGAGTTTTACTGGCTCATAGGGGGCTCCCAAAGCCCATTACTCACACCACACGGACACTACACATTCAAGTCCTCCTAAAAGAGCATCAAGAAACCAACACAAAAATGCATCCCCCAAACTCTGTTTTGGGAGGAAAATGGTGACTTAAAGAGGGCTGCAGGTTGGGTGCCCAGTTCCACCCAGGGTGGATCCtaatctatgatttttttaaaaaatcaaatcgaTTTGATTCAcgattcaaattttaaaaaccacttttTATTGAAACAgttaaaaaccatttttttaaaaaaatgtaaaaaaaattccgatttttaaaattgatattgCGAtgtaaatcaatctgattttaaaaaaatcatttatttttattttcaatcaCCCTGCGTGGGGCTGGGCGTCCAACCTGCAGTCCCCTTTGAGCCATAATTTCCCTCCAAAATCAAGAGTTGGAGGGAAATGAGCTTTTGTGTTGGTTcttgatgatttttctttcttttctttttttttaaaagattccaaTCACCCCCACCCGACTCCCAAACTCCCGTTTTCAAAGGTGCCCCCTCCCTACAGTACTTCCTCCACACAAGCACAGCCCTGTATTCAAATTCTTCCGCCACGCCACGCCACGCCACGCCACGCCTCCAACTGCTCGGTACGTGAAGCTCCGCCTTCCGTCCGCCCTCTTTTTTCCGGCGCCCCCCCTCTCCCTTTTGGCCCCAGGCGGCTTCCGTACGATGGACGTGCGCGCGCCGCCTCCTCACCGCTCTTCACCCCTCCCAGCggaagctcctcctcctcttcccccgcCCGCCCCACTTCTCCGCGCGTGCCTGGCTGGGTCTCGCTAGGCGGCCCGCgcgtgagagagagagcgagagggagggagggagttggtCGGTGGTGGCGGCCTCGCGGTGCGTGTCTTGTGAGGGGCGCGCCTGAGGCGAGGAGGGAAAGCGAGGGGCGCCATGGCGGCCGAGTTGAGCGACATGGCGgaacccccgccgccgccgctgctgccgtcGCAGCTCCCTTCGTTCTCGTCCTCcacaggcggcggcggcggcggcggccacagCAACAGCCGCGCCGCTGCTGAAGAGACGGCCGAGGCCGAAGGAGAGGCCGAAGGAgaagctgccgccgccgcctcttccacctcttcttcccccccgCCGTCGACGTCCTTGGCTGTGGGGATGGAGGCCGACCCGCCGCCCCTGAACGGGGAAGGGACGGAAAGCATGTCGGAGCCGAGCCCGGAGAGCGCCAGCCAGGCCGGCGACGGGGATGATGAGGacgaagacgacgacgacgaggaggaggtgGACGAGGAAGAGGacgaagaggaagaagaggaggaggaagaggaggaggaggaagaagaagaagaggtggaggacgacgaggaggaggcCGAGGCCGGCAGCAGcgccggctcctcctcctcctcctcgtcgtcgtctTCCTCCAGCGGCTGCTGCAGCGACGAGACCCGCTCGCCCAGCCCCGGCGGCAGCGAGGCCGACGCCAAGGAGGAAGCTAAGGGCGGCCTCGGCCTCAGCCTCGGCTCCAGGCCGGGGAACGGCGAAGGCCTTGGCGGAACCGCCGGAGAAGGAAACGGAGGAGCGCCGGGGGCGGCGGCCGAAgcggcggccgccgccgctgctgctgcgggAGAAGGCGAGCGCCCTGGCGGCCCCGGCGGCGTCCCGGGAGGCGGCATcggcggcggaggcagcagcagcagcagcgggtgcagtagtagcagcagcagcagtagcagtgggGCCGGAGCCGACGAAGGCTACAGCACCGGCGGGGGCGAGGGGAGTAGCCGGAGCAGCGGGGGCGCGGGAGGAGGGCGCGGCGGGGGCGGCAGCACCTGCAGCGCCTTGTCCGGCGGCCGCCGCGGGAGCCTCGAGATCTCTTCGGACGGGGAGCCTCTCAGCCGGATGGATTCGGAGGACAGGTCAGTGGGAAGGGGAGCGCCTGCCTCCcgttctcctcctcttctctccccccccctttaaatcgAATCGGTATCTGGGAATGTGGGGCGCAGTCCTGGCCGGAGGGCACGCACCCGAGCCCCTGGTTTCCGCTTGTGAA is part of the Pogona vitticeps strain Pit_001003342236 chromosome 5, PviZW2.1, whole genome shotgun sequence genome and encodes:
- the AEBP2 gene encoding zinc finger protein AEBP2 isoform X2; its protein translation is MAAELSDMAEPPPPPLLPSQLPSFSSSTGGGGGGGHSNSRAAAEETAEAEGEAEGEAAAAASSTSSSPPPSTSLAVGMEADPPPLNGEGTESMSEPSPESASQAGDGDDEDEDDDDEEEVDEEEDEEEEEEEEEEEEEEEEEVEDDEEEAEAGSSAGSSSSSSSSSSSSGCCSDETRSPSPGGSEADAKEEAKGGLGLSLGSRPGNGEGLGGTAGEGNGGAPGAAAEAAAAAAAAAGEGERPGGPGGVPGGGIGGGGSSSSSGCSSSSSSSSSGAGADEGYSTGGGEGSSRSSGGAGGGRGGGGSTCSALSGGRRGSLEISSDGEPLSRMDSEDSISSTIMDVDSTISSGRSTPVMMNGQGVPASSAKSIAYNCCWDQCQACFNSSPDLADHIRSIHVDGQRGGVFVCLWKGCKVYNTPSTSQSWLQRHMLTHSGDKPFKCVVGGCNASFASQSGLARHVPTHFSQQNSSKVTNQPKAKEESPSKAGINKRRKLKNKRRRSLPRPHDFFDAQTLDAIRHRAICFNLSAHIESLGKGHSVVFHSTVIAKRKEDSGKIKLLLHWTPEDILPDVWVNESERHQLKTKVVHLSKLPKDTALLLDPNIYRTMPQKRLKR
- the AEBP2 gene encoding zinc finger protein AEBP2 isoform X1, producing the protein MAAELSDMAEPPPPPLLPSQLPSFSSSTGGGGGGGHSNSRAAAEETAEAEGEAEGEAAAAASSTSSSPPPSTSLAVGMEADPPPLNGEGTESMSEPSPESASQAGDGDDEDEDDDDEEEVDEEEDEEEEEEEEEEEEEEEEEVEDDEEEAEAGSSAGSSSSSSSSSSSSGCCSDETRSPSPGGSEADAKEEAKGGLGLSLGSRPGNGEGLGGTAGEGNGGAPGAAAEAAAAAAAAAGEGERPGGPGGVPGGGIGGGGSSSSSGCSSSSSSSSSGAGADEGYSTGGGEGSSRSSGGAGGGRGGGGSTCSALSGGRRGSLEISSDGEPLSRMDSEDSISSTIMDVDSTISSGRSTPVMMNGQGVPASSAKSIAYNCCWDQCQACFNSSPDLADHIRSIHVDGQRGGVFVCLWKGCKVYNTPSTSQSWLQRHMLTHSGDKPFKCVVGGCNASFASQSGLARHVPTHFSQQNSSKVTNQPKAKEESPSKAGINKRRKLKNKRRRSLPRPHDFFDAQTLDAIRHRAICFNLSAHIESLGKGHSVVFHSTVIAKRKEDSGKIKLLLHWTPEDILPDVWVNESERHQLKTKVVHLSKLPKDTALLLDPNIYRKSSNGGTYSGILKDPSC